The following are from one region of the Stanieria cyanosphaera PCC 7437 genome:
- a CDS encoding GUN4 domain-containing protein — MKFSHTITAALIGVALATTSPTLTVAQTVISQALNPEQISLRAKQITVRIDGSGIGSGVIVGQSGETYNVLTNWHVVKNSGQYTVETIDGRVHQVDTQSVKQLSGLDLAVLTFNTNQNYQTAEIGNSALLNEGQSIYFAGYPGELKQESDRYYRFFTTNLVGILPKPTENGYALIYNGEAFPGMSGGPVLDKNGMLIGIHGEANIHARTFGTSNYAIPIDTYQTAIAPNSTPQPETTATTPQQPETTVTTPQQPETNVTVADTPSNEQTPQEIVIDIIPDDNSNSSSNNSQSLSDQPQSPSITPPVNSQPPKPQQNSTTISSIPTFSSPTSSGNQFSPEVTQPTQPTQPAQTNQATQPTQANQEFNSLGTIGTTLISARTGIDYAPLSDLLEQGKWEEADRQTYELIEQIVKTAKNRNPHMFIELKTIAEFSCTDIQTIDQLWRKYSGGKFGFTPQQEIWNSVNDQGDFSTETWRRFATSVGWKKGDVASSSGYLLYEQLDFDPTQAPKGHLPWWFALSEEEQNVIKHLFARCNLNSVAENKPGNNPEKPQTETPAKPTNNQPF, encoded by the coding sequence ATGAAATTTTCTCATACCATCACCGCAGCTTTGATTGGAGTAGCACTCGCTACAACCTCACCCACTTTAACAGTGGCACAAACAGTTATATCTCAGGCTTTAAATCCAGAACAAATTAGTCTGCGCGCCAAACAAATTACAGTGCGTATTGATGGTAGCGGGATTGGTTCTGGTGTAATTGTTGGACAGTCGGGAGAAACTTATAACGTATTGACGAACTGGCACGTAGTCAAAAATTCTGGTCAATATACAGTAGAAACGATTGATGGAAGAGTGCATCAGGTTGACACACAATCGGTTAAACAATTATCAGGTTTAGATTTGGCTGTTTTGACATTTAATACCAACCAAAATTATCAAACTGCTGAAATTGGTAATTCTGCCCTACTAAACGAAGGTCAAAGTATTTATTTTGCAGGTTATCCTGGAGAATTAAAGCAAGAAAGCGATCGCTATTATCGCTTTTTTACGACTAATTTAGTTGGTATTTTACCCAAACCAACTGAAAATGGTTATGCTTTAATTTACAATGGCGAAGCTTTTCCAGGGATGAGTGGCGGTCCTGTTTTAGATAAAAATGGTATGTTAATTGGTATTCACGGGGAAGCTAATATTCATGCTCGTACTTTTGGTACTTCCAATTACGCAATTCCGATTGATACTTACCAAACTGCAATTGCACCTAATTCTACTCCTCAACCAGAAACTACAGCAACTACACCTCAACAACCAGAAACCACAGTAACAACACCTCAACAACCAGAAACAAACGTAACTGTTGCGGATACTCCTTCTAACGAGCAAACTCCCCAAGAAATTGTGATAGATATTATTCCAGACGATAATTCTAATTCTTCGTCAAATAATTCTCAATCTTTATCAGATCAACCACAGTCACCATCAATTACTCCGCCTGTAAATAGTCAACCGCCAAAACCACAGCAAAATTCAACTACAATTTCTTCTATCCCTACTTTTAGTTCCCCTACTTCTTCAGGTAATCAATTTTCTCCTGAAGTAACTCAACCAACCCAACCAACTCAACCTGCTCAAACGAATCAAGCAACCCAACCAACCCAAGCGAATCAAGAATTTAACTCGTTAGGTACAATAGGCACAACCTTAATCTCTGCTAGAACCGGAATAGATTACGCTCCTTTGAGTGATCTTTTAGAGCAAGGAAAATGGGAAGAAGCGGATCGTCAAACCTACGAACTAATTGAACAAATTGTCAAAACAGCCAAAAATCGCAATCCCCATATGTTCATTGAACTAAAAACTATTGCCGAATTTTCTTGTACGGATATTCAAACCATCGATCAATTATGGCGTAAATATAGCGGTGGTAAATTTGGTTTTACTCCTCAACAAGAAATTTGGAATAGTGTTAATGACCAAGGTGATTTTTCGACTGAAACTTGGCGACGTTTTGCTACTTCTGTAGGTTGGAAAAAAGGTGATGTAGCTAGCAGTAGTGGCTATTTATTGTACGAACAATTAGACTTTGATCCTACCCAAGCACCAAAAGGTCATCTACCATGGTGGTTTGCCTTATCTGAAGAAGAACAGAATGTAATTAAACACTTGTTTGCCCGTTGTAATTTGAATTCTGTAGCAGAAAACAAGCCAGGTAATAATCCTGAAAAACCTCAGACAGAAACACCTGCTAAACCAACCAATAATCAGCCTTTTTAA
- a CDS encoding S1 family peptidase — protein sequence MDFKPQAVKLLICLASIGLLLPGDVSRLSSKTLASASPHLLLTQITHNTAEITVRVWGIEALGSGIIINHQGSGYTVVTNQHVLRAGKAPYQIQTSDGKIHQATVVSNSLSKQYDLALLRFRSNQNYKTARLGNSADLKVGEPIFAAGFPAQIDEITTPQTKLTPLTQFTLKTGRIAVILDKALEEGYQIGYTNDVKKGMSGGPLVNSRGEVVGINGKHAYPLWEAPDFFADGSQPCPPLQELITRSSLAIPVEKITEIQPNLQLNRSVQSSLASEDAAVSVIIEDSEENGNTAELIFKMQAEAEAKKNCRELPGESDPSEAKQ from the coding sequence ATGGATTTCAAGCCCCAAGCTGTCAAGTTGTTAATTTGCCTTGCCAGCATAGGCTTATTGTTACCAGGAGACGTTTCTCGATTATCCTCAAAAACTCTTGCCTCGGCTTCTCCACATTTACTCCTCACGCAAATCACTCACAACACTGCCGAAATTACTGTTAGAGTATGGGGAATAGAGGCTCTTGGTTCGGGCATAATTATCAATCATCAAGGATCTGGTTATACTGTTGTTACTAATCAACACGTTTTGCGAGCAGGCAAAGCTCCTTATCAGATTCAAACTTCCGACGGCAAAATACATCAAGCCACAGTTGTTTCAAACTCATTATCGAAGCAATACGATTTAGCTTTGTTACGTTTTCGTAGTAATCAGAATTATAAAACCGCTAGATTAGGTAATTCTGCCGACCTTAAAGTAGGAGAACCAATTTTTGCTGCTGGTTTTCCCGCCCAAATAGACGAAATTACTACTCCTCAGACAAAATTAACCCCATTAACCCAATTTACTTTAAAAACAGGGAGAATTGCCGTAATCTTAGACAAAGCTTTAGAAGAAGGTTACCAAATTGGTTACACTAACGACGTAAAAAAAGGTATGAGTGGTGGCCCGTTGGTCAACAGTAGAGGAGAAGTAGTAGGAATTAATGGTAAACACGCTTATCCCTTGTGGGAAGCACCCGATTTCTTTGCCGATGGTTCCCAACCTTGTCCTCCTTTACAAGAATTAATTACTCGTTCCAGTTTAGCCATTCCAGTCGAAAAAATTACGGAAATTCAGCCTAATTTACAACTAAATCGTTCGGTTCAATCTTCTTTAGCTTCAGAGGATGCTGCTGTGTCTGTGATCATTGAAGACTCAGAAGAAAATGGCAATACTGCCGAATTGATTTTTAAAATGCAAGCAGAAGCAGAAGCAAAAAAAAATTGTAGAGAGTTACCTGGAGAATCAGACCCATCGGAGGCTAAACAATGA
- a CDS encoding COP23 domain-containing protein, translated as MKLKSTFAIFAGLAVALGVTIAHPEASSAKNNTYYCAKLNGGWNTFVNTPRGRVTLINWVRTVSTQWTPESRCSAVSERFQKFLDNGSLKYIRTGNVNRQPVICVAENRGGTCPDKNVLITLQPGADPEEVLIQLIDFRRSVSGQTIVLSNDDAGFYQDGEFYVDMEKFLETVPVDK; from the coding sequence ATGAAACTTAAATCAACATTTGCAATTTTTGCAGGATTAGCTGTAGCTTTGGGTGTTACCATTGCTCATCCCGAAGCTAGTTCGGCAAAAAATAATACTTATTACTGTGCCAAACTTAATGGCGGTTGGAATACTTTTGTTAATACTCCTAGAGGTAGAGTAACCTTAATTAACTGGGTGAGAACTGTTTCAACCCAATGGACTCCTGAATCTCGTTGTTCGGCAGTTTCTGAAAGATTCCAAAAGTTTCTCGATAATGGGAGTCTTAAATACATTCGTACTGGCAATGTTAACCGTCAACCAGTGATTTGTGTTGCTGAAAATCGAGGTGGAACTTGCCCAGATAAAAATGTTTTAATTACCTTACAACCAGGAGCAGATCCAGAAGAAGTACTAATTCAATTAATCGACTTTCGTCGGAGTGTCAGCGGACAAACTATCGTCCTCAGCAACGATGATGCCGGATTTTATCAAGATGGCGAATTTTACGTCGACATGGAAAAGTTTCTTGAAACAGTTCCCGTTGATAAATAA
- the ubiE gene encoding bifunctional demethylmenaquinone methyltransferase/2-methoxy-6-polyprenyl-1,4-benzoquinol methylase UbiE, with product MNQESTPQATEIKALFDRIAPIYDRLNDWLSLGQHRIWKMMSVKWSNPHQGDRALDLCCGSGDLAMMLAKQVGATGQVIGVDFACSQLAIASARHQRLNPNLPISWLEGDALNLPFSDNYFDCATMGYGLRNLTDISLGLQELYRVLKPGATAAILDFHRPQTAIARTFQQWYLQNLVVPTAQQFGMTEEYAYLIPSLERFPTGVEQVKLAREAGFEQATHYLFAGDMMGVLVITKGNSDNRT from the coding sequence ATGAATCAAGAGTCTACTCCTCAAGCTACGGAAATCAAAGCTCTATTTGACCGTATTGCGCCCATATACGATCGCTTGAATGATTGGTTAAGTTTGGGACAGCATCGCATCTGGAAAATGATGAGTGTAAAATGGAGTAATCCTCATCAGGGCGATCGCGCTTTAGATCTCTGTTGTGGTAGTGGAGATTTGGCAATGATGTTGGCGAAACAAGTTGGTGCAACTGGTCAAGTAATTGGTGTAGATTTTGCTTGTTCTCAACTTGCGATCGCGTCTGCTCGACATCAACGACTTAATCCTAATTTACCAATTAGTTGGCTAGAAGGAGATGCACTCAATCTTCCGTTTTCAGACAATTATTTTGATTGTGCGACGATGGGCTACGGCTTACGCAATCTTACTGATATTTCCCTTGGTTTACAGGAGTTATACCGAGTTCTCAAACCTGGTGCAACGGCAGCTATCCTTGATTTTCATCGTCCCCAAACAGCGATCGCGCGTACTTTTCAACAATGGTATTTACAAAACCTTGTCGTTCCTACTGCACAACAGTTTGGTATGACCGAAGAATATGCCTATTTGATTCCTAGTTTAGAGCGGTTTCCCACAGGAGTAGAACAAGTCAAACTCGCCCGTGAAGCGGGATTTGAACAAGCTACTCACTATTTGTTTGCTGGCGACATGATGGGAGTATTAGTCATTACTAAAGGGAATAGTGATAATAGAACATAG
- a CDS encoding DUF445 domain-containing protein, with product MVPPIAGSIIGYFTNDLAIKMLFRPYKAIYFGKRRLPFTPGLIPSNQERLAQKVSDTIMGSLLTPEELQKLAERLLKTERVESALSWLLKLALDQVQSDKEQKTAKVLANVLKDLFGQSLPRLLKVLARREDFLEEQINQIFDQILLDFQLSDAQARQFSDWLLEVVLPPDLLRRGIIDFLTDRNIQIIDEGFREKSSGTYWVVANLFGLRNSLIRLRTFCIDEKEITNARLKELIFSLEIRNRLRDLFQNLSLQNLPVATVRQFRKTTRETVRNYLQSRGSEFIQGLGDSVDWKNVAVIIINRLRSSATVNNSLGIVSQELALILERYLEKDLENLITQVIPILSIDKVIIERVMATSPQELEDAIQGIVKNELQAIVNLGGILGFLVGLVQTILMLFT from the coding sequence ATGGTTCCTCCTATAGCAGGGAGTATTATTGGTTATTTCACTAATGATTTAGCCATCAAAATGCTATTTCGTCCCTACAAAGCAATCTATTTTGGCAAGCGGAGACTACCTTTTACTCCTGGATTAATTCCCAGCAATCAGGAGCGTCTAGCTCAAAAAGTTTCTGATACAATCATGGGGTCGTTGCTTACCCCAGAAGAATTACAAAAATTAGCTGAACGATTGCTCAAAACTGAACGAGTAGAAAGTGCTTTATCATGGCTATTAAAACTTGCTCTTGACCAAGTTCAATCTGATAAAGAACAAAAAACAGCTAAAGTGTTAGCTAATGTTTTAAAAGATTTATTTGGACAATCTTTACCTCGTCTACTTAAAGTCTTAGCCCGTCGAGAAGATTTTTTAGAAGAGCAAATTAATCAAATTTTTGATCAAATTTTATTAGATTTTCAATTAAGTGATGCTCAAGCTAGACAATTTTCTGATTGGCTTTTAGAAGTAGTTTTGCCTCCAGATCTTTTACGTAGAGGTATCATTGATTTTCTAACTGATCGCAATATTCAAATTATTGATGAAGGATTTCGAGAAAAATCTAGTGGTACTTATTGGGTAGTTGCCAATCTGTTTGGCTTGCGTAATAGTTTAATTCGTTTACGAACTTTTTGTATTGATGAAAAAGAAATTACTAATGCTCGCTTAAAAGAATTGATTTTTTCTTTAGAAATTCGTAATCGTTTACGAGATTTATTTCAAAATCTTTCTTTACAAAATCTACCTGTGGCTACTGTGAGACAATTTCGTAAAACTACTCGCGAAACTGTACGTAATTATTTACAAAGTCGAGGGTCAGAATTTATTCAAGGTTTGGGAGATTCAGTTGATTGGAAAAATGTAGCAGTTATAATTATTAATCGCTTACGTTCCTCAGCAACTGTTAATAATTCTTTGGGAATAGTTAGTCAAGAATTAGCTTTAATTTTGGAGCGTTATTTGGAAAAAGATTTAGAAAACTTAATTACTCAAGTTATTCCCATCTTATCAATCGATAAAGTTATTATTGAACGCGTCATGGCTACTTCTCCTCAAGAATTAGAAGATGCTATTCAAGGAATCGTTAAAAATGAACTACAAGCGATCGTAAATTTAGGAGGTATTCTTGGATTTTTGGTTGGATTAGTGCAAACAATTTTAATGTTGTTTACTTAA
- a CDS encoding GGDEF domain-containing protein: protein MSTISWFIADLHANVYDYFWLPYWNASVRLGFFLITASLLAALKQAYEEQQKLARTDFLTELINRNFFLELLQLESLRSLRYQRPFTLAYLDIDDFKLINDRYGHHHGDKLLKIITQTIKKEIRATDIFARLVGDEFALLLP from the coding sequence TTGAGTACTATTAGTTGGTTTATAGCCGATTTACACGCTAATGTTTATGATTATTTTTGGCTTCCCTATTGGAATGCTTCGGTTAGATTAGGTTTTTTTCTCATTACTGCTTCCCTACTCGCAGCTTTAAAACAAGCTTATGAAGAACAACAAAAATTAGCTAGGACTGATTTTTTAACAGAATTAATTAACCGAAACTTTTTTTTAGAATTATTACAACTTGAAAGTTTACGTTCTTTGCGATATCAAAGACCTTTCACTCTCGCTTATTTAGATATCGATGATTTTAAACTAATTAACGATCGCTATGGACATCATCATGGGGATAAGTTATTAAAAATAATTACTCAAACAATTAAAAAAGAAATTCGTGCTACCGATATTTTTGCTCGTTTAGTAGGAGATGAATTTGCTTTATTATTACCATAA
- the acsF gene encoding magnesium-protoporphyrin IX monomethyl ester (oxidative) cyclase yields MVDSLKKPQFEEMRPGIKVPSQETILTPRFYTTDFEEMAKMDLSANEDELRAILEEFRTDYNRHHFVRDEEFNQSWDCIDGETRKLFVEFLERSCTAEFSGFLLYKELGRRLKDKNPLLAEIFTLMSRDEARHAGFLNKAMSDFDLSLDLGFLTKSRKYTFFKPKFIFYATYLSEKIGYWRYITIYRHLEKHPEDRIYPIFRFFENWCQDENRHGDFFDAIMKAQPQFLNDWKARLWCRFFLLSVFATMYLNDTQRADFYASIGLDAREYDKYVIEKTNENAGRVFPVILDVNRPEFYNRLETCVSNNEKLREIDSSNAPQLIKGLRKLPYYVSNGWELLKLYLINPIRVDHLEGTAR; encoded by the coding sequence ATGGTAGATAGTCTAAAAAAACCCCAGTTTGAAGAAATGCGTCCTGGGATTAAAGTCCCATCACAAGAAACAATTCTTACTCCTCGTTTCTACACTACAGATTTTGAAGAGATGGCAAAAATGGATCTCTCAGCTAATGAAGACGAGTTGAGGGCTATCTTAGAAGAATTTCGTACCGACTACAATCGTCATCACTTTGTGCGAGATGAAGAGTTTAATCAATCTTGGGATTGTATAGATGGCGAAACTCGTAAATTATTTGTAGAATTTTTAGAACGTTCCTGTACTGCCGAGTTTTCTGGCTTTTTACTTTATAAAGAATTAGGTAGACGTTTAAAAGACAAAAATCCTCTTTTGGCAGAAATCTTTACCCTAATGTCGCGAGATGAAGCTCGTCACGCTGGTTTCCTCAATAAAGCGATGTCCGATTTTGATTTATCTTTAGACCTCGGATTTTTAACCAAAAGCCGTAAATATACTTTCTTTAAACCCAAATTTATTTTTTACGCTACCTATCTCTCTGAAAAGATTGGTTATTGGCGTTATATTACTATCTATCGTCATTTAGAAAAACATCCAGAAGATAGAATTTATCCCATCTTCCGTTTCTTTGAAAATTGGTGTCAAGACGAAAATCGTCACGGAGATTTCTTTGATGCCATTATGAAAGCGCAACCCCAATTCCTGAATGACTGGAAAGCTAGACTCTGGTGTCGCTTCTTCCTCTTATCAGTTTTTGCTACTATGTATCTCAACGATACTCAGCGTGCTGATTTCTACGCTTCTATCGGTTTGGATGCGCGAGAATACGATAAGTATGTCATTGAAAAAACTAATGAGAACGCAGGCAGAGTTTTCCCTGTTATTCTTGATGTTAATCGACCAGAATTTTATAACCGCTTAGAAACTTGCGTAAGCAACAATGAAAAATTGAGAGAAATTGATAGTTCTAACGCTCCTCAATTGATTAAAGGATTACGCAAATTACCTTACTACGTTTCTAATGGTTGGGAACTTTTGAAGTTGTATTTAATTAATCCAATTCGTGTCGATCATCTGGAAGGAACTGCTCGTTAA
- a CDS encoding RNA ligase family protein, which produces MSVIAMRVSDVRAHPNADALRIYIMEVPNQIEACFESNQVQIVANLENIYQPGDLVAVALGGSVLKDGTKIKPCKLRGVTSHGMALGIVDAELGEDLSEVYCQSELIDTATNSEDKLTFQKWTSIELLHNVKRNLDILGEAVTITYRAKVKLHGTNAGIQVTTEGKVAAQKRSQIITSKSDNAGFAAWVENNLEYFSALRTSENLAIFGEWCGNNIQKGVAISQLKRKIFAIFAIQIGDDLITPKKLEVRPEKISQMLPKHEDIFVLPYYGAAITLNFGNEEQLKAAVHTINEMVEAVEKSDPWVKATFGIEGIGEGLVMYPDTNSIVERANYTDYMFKAKGAKHQVIKTAKPVSIAPEKVENIAQFVNLFVTEARLQQAVTEACDGQYDLKRMGDFLKWFALDVQKESVAELEAADLTWKEVNQSLMNEAKQWYKAQGII; this is translated from the coding sequence ATGAGTGTAATTGCAATGAGAGTTAGTGATGTTCGCGCACATCCTAATGCAGACGCTTTGCGTATTTATATTATGGAAGTACCCAATCAGATCGAAGCCTGCTTCGAGTCTAATCAAGTACAAATAGTTGCTAATTTAGAGAATATATATCAACCAGGAGATCTTGTCGCCGTAGCGTTAGGTGGTTCGGTGTTAAAAGATGGTACTAAAATTAAACCTTGTAAGCTGCGGGGTGTTACTTCTCATGGGATGGCTTTGGGTATTGTTGATGCAGAATTAGGTGAAGATCTTTCAGAAGTTTATTGTCAGTCAGAGTTAATTGATACAGCAACTAACTCAGAAGATAAGCTAACTTTTCAAAAATGGACGAGTATTGAATTGCTCCATAATGTAAAGCGTAATTTGGATATTTTGGGTGAGGCTGTTACGATTACTTATCGCGCTAAAGTTAAATTACACGGTACAAACGCAGGAATTCAAGTTACTACGGAAGGAAAAGTAGCAGCACAAAAAAGAAGTCAAATCATTACTTCTAAATCTGATAATGCAGGTTTTGCTGCTTGGGTTGAAAATAATTTAGAATATTTTTCTGCTTTAAGAACTTCTGAAAATCTCGCGATCTTTGGCGAATGGTGTGGTAATAATATTCAAAAAGGTGTTGCCATCTCCCAATTAAAACGCAAAATTTTTGCTATATTTGCTATTCAAATAGGAGACGATCTTATTACGCCTAAAAAGCTGGAAGTTCGTCCCGAAAAAATTTCCCAAATGTTACCCAAGCATGAAGATATTTTTGTACTTCCTTACTATGGTGCAGCTATTACTTTGAACTTTGGGAATGAAGAACAATTAAAAGCTGCTGTTCATACTATTAATGAGATGGTAGAAGCTGTAGAAAAATCAGATCCTTGGGTTAAAGCTACTTTTGGCATCGAAGGGATTGGCGAAGGTTTAGTGATGTATCCTGATACCAATTCGATAGTTGAAAGAGCAAATTATACCGATTATATGTTTAAAGCTAAAGGTGCTAAACATCAAGTTATCAAAACTGCAAAACCTGTGTCTATTGCTCCTGAAAAAGTCGAAAATATTGCTCAATTTGTCAATCTTTTTGTTACAGAAGCTAGACTACAACAAGCAGTAACAGAAGCTTGTGACGGACAATATGATTTGAAGCGAATGGGTGATTTTCTCAAGTGGTTTGCTTTAGATGTGCAAAAAGAAAGTGTCGCTGAATTAGAAGCTGCTGATTTAACTTGGAAAGAAGTCAATCAGTCTTTAATGAATGAGGCGAAACAGTGGTACAAAGCCCAAGGTATAATTTAG
- the larE gene encoding ATP-dependent sacrificial sulfur transferase LarE: MIQEKLTQLTSLFQDLERALIAYSGGVDSTLVAKIAYDVLGDRALAITAVSPSLLPEELEEASLQAAVIGIKHELIETQEMDNPNYTSNPTNRCYFCKSELHDTLKPLAIARGYPYVVDGVNADDLQDYRPGIQAAKERGARSPLAELGITKMEVREISRYLGLTWWDKPAQPCLSSRFPYGEEITVAKLQRVGRAEIYLRQLGYQNLRVRSFGDTAKIELPSEQIQEFILKVNLPELVSKFKELGFLYVTLDLEGYRSGKLNQVLSLSK, from the coding sequence ATGATTCAAGAAAAATTAACGCAACTAACCAGCTTATTTCAAGATCTGGAACGAGCTTTAATCGCTTATTCTGGTGGTGTAGATAGTACTTTAGTCGCCAAAATTGCTTATGATGTTTTAGGCGATCGCGCTTTGGCAATCACAGCAGTTTCTCCTTCTTTATTACCAGAAGAGTTAGAAGAAGCAAGCCTCCAAGCAGCAGTAATTGGGATCAAACACGAGTTAATTGAAACTCAGGAAATGGACAACCCCAATTATACTTCCAATCCTACCAATCGCTGTTATTTTTGTAAAAGTGAACTTCATGACACCTTAAAACCCTTAGCCATAGCTAGAGGTTATCCTTACGTAGTTGATGGAGTAAATGCCGACGACTTACAAGACTATCGTCCAGGAATTCAAGCAGCTAAAGAAAGAGGAGCGCGATCGCCTTTAGCAGAATTGGGTATAACTAAAATGGAAGTAAGAGAAATTTCTCGTTATTTGGGACTTACTTGGTGGGATAAACCCGCACAACCTTGTTTAAGTTCCCGTTTTCCCTACGGAGAAGAAATTACGGTTGCTAAATTACAAAGAGTAGGAAGAGCAGAAATTTATTTACGGCAATTAGGTTATCAAAATTTACGAGTTCGTAGTTTCGGAGATACTGCCAAAATAGAATTACCTAGTGAACAAATTCAAGAATTCATCCTGAAGGTTAATTTACCTGAATTAGTTAGCAAATTTAAAGAGCTTGGTTTTCTGTATGTCACTCTCGATCTCGAAGGTTATCGCAGTGGTAAATTGAATCAAGTTTTAAGCTTGTCCAAATAA
- a CDS encoding ATP-binding response regulator, protein MFNSSGLSLQLAPKLNSINNVNLLILTDEVTELEAIIKTLETAEISFTYEATNVEESYLYLDNQVYDAILYNYCSSENDFICESPLERIDWWLTNPIKIPLILITELLGDEIATQCIQSGVSGYVLKHKLHKLPRILEKALINFFHYQQQLEVKKQQEEYIKKLEQEKREWQIAEATKQEFISHLNHELRNPIAAILGFARMLKEEIYGSLNAKQMQYISGIASTGEHLLELVNDYLDLAKLEAQKEELFLENLAVEDICRASLAIVEDKARQKGIDLILNLDKKVDFCVADKLRLKQILVNLLSNAVKFTQEGSVTLQVQFHKNMLKFAVIDTGIGISPADCQKLFQPFQQIHTPLHRLHKGTGLGLALSQKLARLHGGDITLASEIGKGSCFTLSIPRLEKNQL, encoded by the coding sequence ATGTTTAATAGTTCTGGATTGAGTTTACAATTAGCACCCAAACTTAATTCGATCAACAATGTGAATCTGTTAATTTTGACAGACGAAGTTACTGAGCTAGAAGCTATCATTAAAACATTAGAAACGGCCGAGATAAGTTTTACTTATGAAGCTACTAATGTTGAAGAATCTTATCTTTATTTAGACAATCAAGTCTATGATGCTATTTTATACAATTACTGCTCATCTGAAAATGATTTTATTTGCGAGTCTCCCTTAGAGCGAATAGATTGGTGGCTGACTAATCCTATCAAAATCCCTTTAATTTTGATTACAGAGCTATTGGGAGATGAAATAGCTACTCAATGTATTCAATCGGGAGTAAGTGGCTACGTTTTAAAACACAAACTTCATAAACTACCGCGAATTTTAGAAAAAGCATTAATTAATTTTTTTCATTATCAACAACAACTTGAAGTCAAAAAACAACAAGAAGAATATATTAAAAAACTAGAACAAGAAAAGCGTGAGTGGCAGATAGCTGAAGCTACCAAACAAGAATTTATTTCTCATTTAAATCATGAACTTCGCAATCCCATCGCAGCAATTTTAGGGTTTGCTCGGATGTTAAAAGAAGAAATTTATGGTTCTCTTAATGCTAAACAAATGCAATATATTAGTGGTATTGCTAGCACAGGAGAACATCTTTTAGAGTTAGTTAATGACTATCTAGACTTAGCAAAATTAGAAGCTCAAAAAGAAGAATTGTTTTTAGAAAATTTAGCAGTCGAAGATATTTGTCGTGCTTCTTTAGCTATTGTTGAAGACAAAGCTCGACAAAAAGGAATAGATTTAATTCTGAACCTTGATAAAAAAGTAGATTTTTGTGTAGCCGATAAATTACGTTTAAAACAAATCTTAGTTAATTTACTTTCTAATGCAGTGAAGTTTACTCAAGAAGGTTCGGTTACATTACAAGTACAGTTCCACAAAAATATGCTTAAATTTGCTGTAATTGATACAGGAATTGGGATTTCTCCAGCAGACTGTCAAAAACTTTTTCAACCCTTCCAACAAATTCATACCCCTCTTCATCGTCTTCACAAAGGAACTGGTTTAGGATTAGCTTTATCTCAAAAATTAGCGAGACTGCATGGTGGTGATATTACTCTTGCCTCAGAAATTGGTAAGGGTAGTTGTTTTACTTTATCTATACCTCGTCTGGAAAAAAATCAATTATAA